A region of Vicugna pacos chromosome 7, VicPac4, whole genome shotgun sequence DNA encodes the following proteins:
- the LSM5 gene encoding U6 snRNA-associated Sm-like protein LSm5, protein MAANATTNPSQLLPLELVDKCIGSRIHIVMKSDKEIVGTLLGFDDFVNMVLEDVTEFEITPEGRRITKLDQILLNGNNITMLVPGGEGPEV, encoded by the exons ATGGCGGCTAACGCTACCACTAACCCGTCGCAGCTTCTCCCTCTAG aaCTTGTGGACAAGTGTATAGGATCAAGAATTCACATTGTGATGAAGAGTGATAAGGAGATTGTTGGCACACTTCTGGGATTTGATGACTTTGTCA ATATGGTGCTGGAAGATGTCACAGAATT CGAAATCACACCAGAAGGAAGAAGAATTACTAAATTAGATCAAATTTTGctaaatggaaataatataacAATG CTAGTTCCTGGAGGAGAAGGACCCGAAGTATGA